One window from the genome of Mumia sp. ZJ1417 encodes:
- a CDS encoding ABC transporter substrate-binding protein codes for MAHQPKPARRSRRLVLGAALAASALVVAACGGGDDDGGSTDVGLTEDSIKIGGHFPLTGVAAPGYSEIPLGHKAYYDFVNANGGVGGRDIEFIAKDDGYNPAKTSEVVNELVLNDEVFAIVAGLGTPTHQAVTNFLNAEGVPDLTVSSGSLLWDNPEELPMTFGWQPDYESEGKVIGQYIAENMPDAKVGIFGQDDELGEDGTRGLEQFIDDQIVAQVKYVPGNTDVGPQIAELQKSGADVVVGFNVPSYTALSQLVSMKLNFKPTWFYTNVGSDSGLVGSLLEEFSQGAVKGASPLAGVYTTTYMPQASEPENDWTKLWQKVWDEYGDGSPLTNYKVYGMSQAFTLVDALQRTGDDLSRESIVETFEQDGADLGGPNYVPFRYSEDRHAGIGGLKLVEIQANGTTADKTPVLQTDVGDAPIEEYTGDASTPPSSGIPGKD; via the coding sequence ATGGCTCATCAGCCCAAGCCGGCGCGCAGGAGTCGCCGACTCGTACTCGGGGCGGCACTCGCCGCCTCCGCACTGGTCGTCGCCGCGTGCGGTGGCGGTGATGACGACGGCGGCTCGACCGATGTCGGCCTCACCGAGGACTCGATCAAGATCGGCGGTCACTTCCCGCTCACGGGTGTCGCAGCGCCCGGCTACAGCGAGATCCCGCTCGGTCACAAGGCCTACTACGACTTCGTCAACGCCAACGGCGGCGTCGGCGGCCGTGACATCGAGTTCATCGCCAAGGACGACGGCTACAACCCGGCCAAGACGTCCGAGGTCGTCAACGAGCTGGTCCTCAACGACGAGGTGTTCGCGATCGTCGCCGGCCTGGGCACGCCGACCCACCAGGCGGTGACGAACTTCCTCAACGCCGAGGGTGTGCCTGACCTGACGGTCTCGTCCGGGTCGCTCCTCTGGGACAACCCCGAGGAGCTGCCGATGACCTTCGGGTGGCAGCCCGACTACGAGTCCGAGGGCAAGGTCATCGGCCAGTACATCGCCGAGAACATGCCCGACGCCAAGGTCGGCATCTTCGGCCAGGACGACGAGCTCGGCGAGGACGGCACCCGCGGCCTCGAGCAGTTCATCGACGACCAGATCGTCGCCCAGGTGAAGTACGTCCCCGGCAACACCGACGTCGGCCCGCAGATCGCCGAGCTGCAGAAGTCGGGCGCGGATGTCGTCGTGGGCTTCAACGTCCCGTCCTACACCGCACTCTCGCAGCTGGTGTCGATGAAGCTCAACTTCAAGCCGACCTGGTTCTACACCAACGTCGGCTCCGACTCGGGGCTCGTCGGCTCGCTCCTCGAGGAGTTCTCGCAGGGCGCCGTCAAGGGCGCGAGCCCGTTGGCCGGTGTCTACACGACCACCTACATGCCGCAGGCCTCCGAGCCGGAGAACGACTGGACGAAGCTGTGGCAGAAGGTCTGGGACGAGTACGGTGATGGATCGCCGCTGACCAACTACAAGGTGTACGGCATGTCGCAGGCGTTCACGCTCGTCGACGCGCTGCAGCGGACGGGCGACGACCTGAGCCGTGAGTCCATCGTGGAGACCTTCGAGCAGGACGGTGCGGACCTCGGTGGCCCGAACTACGTGCCGTTCCGCTATTCCGAGGACCGCCACGCGGGCATCGGCGGCCTGAAGCTCGTCGAGATCCAGGCCAACGGCACGACCGCCGACAAGACCCCGGTCCTCCAGACCGACGTCGGTGACGCGCCGATCGAGGAGTACACCGGAGACGCCAGCACCCCGCCGTCGTCCGGCATTCCTGGGAAGGACTAG
- the hflX gene encoding GTPase HflX, producing MTAHERTETDHAETHDGDQFDLADRNSLRRIAGLSTELEDISEVEYRQLRLERVVLVGVWTDGSATDAENSLAELKLLAETAGSEVLDGLVQRRQRPDPATYIGRGKVDELAEIVRVTGADTVICDGELAPSQLRNLEDKTKVKVVDRTALILDIFAQHAKSREGRAQVELAQLQYMKQRLRGWGGNLSRQAGGRVGGDGGGIGSRGPGETKIETDRRRINDRIAKLRREMGEMRKTRDTKRANRQRHQVPAVVIAGYTNAGKSSLLNRLTRAGVLVEDALFATLDPTTRRTETSDGREYTLSDTVGFVRHLPHQLVEAFRSTLEEVADADLVLHVVDGSHPDPEGQINAVREVFADIDALGVPEIIVINKADAADPLVLSRLLAREPHAVVVSARTGEGIDELLSAVEADLPTPAAKVDVVLPYERGDLLNQIHLHGEIDSLEHTPDGTHIVARVHDELAGALAQYA from the coding sequence ATGACTGCACACGAACGTACCGAGACAGACCACGCCGAGACCCACGACGGCGACCAGTTCGACCTTGCCGACCGCAACTCGTTGCGCCGGATCGCCGGGCTGTCGACCGAGCTCGAGGACATCAGCGAGGTCGAATACAGGCAGCTGCGCCTCGAGCGCGTCGTCCTGGTCGGGGTGTGGACCGACGGTTCCGCGACCGACGCCGAGAACTCGCTCGCCGAGCTCAAGCTCCTGGCCGAGACCGCCGGGTCCGAGGTCCTGGACGGACTGGTCCAGCGGCGTCAGCGTCCTGACCCGGCGACCTACATCGGCCGAGGCAAAGTTGACGAGCTCGCCGAGATCGTGCGCGTGACCGGCGCCGACACGGTGATCTGCGATGGCGAGCTCGCCCCGAGCCAGCTGCGCAACCTGGAGGACAAGACCAAGGTCAAGGTGGTCGACCGTACCGCCCTGATCCTCGACATCTTCGCCCAGCACGCAAAGTCGCGTGAGGGGCGCGCCCAGGTCGAGCTGGCGCAGCTGCAGTACATGAAGCAGCGCTTGCGCGGCTGGGGTGGCAACCTCTCGCGCCAGGCCGGTGGACGTGTCGGCGGCGACGGCGGCGGCATCGGCTCGCGTGGTCCTGGTGAGACCAAGATCGAGACCGACCGGCGTCGCATCAACGACCGCATCGCCAAGCTCCGCCGCGAGATGGGCGAGATGCGCAAGACCCGCGACACCAAGCGGGCGAACCGCCAACGCCACCAGGTGCCGGCCGTCGTGATCGCCGGCTACACCAACGCCGGCAAGTCGAGCCTGCTCAACCGCCTGACGCGGGCGGGCGTCCTCGTCGAGGACGCGTTGTTCGCAACGCTCGACCCGACGACGCGTCGTACGGAGACCTCCGACGGCCGCGAGTACACGCTGTCGGACACCGTCGGATTCGTCCGCCACCTCCCTCACCAGCTGGTCGAGGCGTTCCGCTCGACGCTGGAGGAGGTCGCTGACGCCGACCTCGTCCTGCACGTCGTCGACGGGTCGCACCCCGATCCCGAGGGCCAGATCAACGCGGTGCGCGAGGTGTTCGCCGACATCGACGCCCTCGGAGTGCCCGAGATCATCGTCATCAACAAGGCCGACGCCGCCGACCCGCTGGTCCTGTCGCGCCTCCTTGCACGCGAGCCGCACGCCGTCGTGGTGTCGGCCCGCACCGGCGAGGGCATCGACGAGCTGCTCAGCGCGGTCGAGGCCGACCTGCCGACGCCCGCGGCGAAGGTCGACGTCGTGCTGCCGTACGAGCGCGGAGACCTGCTCAACCAGATCCACCTGCACGGCGAGATCGACTCGCTCGAGCACACGCCCGACGGCACCCACATCGTCGCCCGCGTGCACGACGAGCTCGCCGGCGCACTGGCCCAGTACGCCTGA
- the dapF gene encoding diaminopimelate epimerase, which produces MRTFAWLKGHGTENDFVILPDPDGTVHGVLDASFVAALCDRRRGIGADGVLRAVRATDADAEWFMDYRNADGSIAEMCGNGVRVFAHYLADAGLVDPSHPVPVATRDGIKVVTYAPDGTIAADMGTPRLLGESKVVAEGVARTARHVDVGNPHAVAFVGELDEAGTLLAEPEYDASVYPEGVNIEFVARRGPRHVAMRVHERGAGETRSCGTGAVAAALASASADGADPVRDGEVTYRVDVPGGTLRVTWRADGHAVLAGPALIIARGDLTWLG; this is translated from the coding sequence GTGAGGACCTTCGCGTGGCTCAAGGGCCACGGCACCGAGAACGACTTCGTGATCCTGCCCGACCCGGACGGGACGGTGCATGGTGTGCTCGACGCGTCGTTCGTGGCCGCGCTGTGCGACCGGCGCCGGGGGATCGGTGCTGACGGTGTGCTGCGTGCCGTGCGCGCGACGGATGCCGACGCAGAGTGGTTCATGGACTACCGCAACGCGGACGGGTCGATCGCGGAGATGTGCGGCAACGGGGTGCGGGTGTTCGCCCATTACCTCGCCGACGCTGGACTGGTCGATCCGTCCCACCCGGTGCCGGTGGCCACCCGCGACGGCATCAAGGTCGTGACGTACGCGCCCGACGGGACGATCGCTGCCGACATGGGCACGCCTCGTCTGCTGGGCGAGTCGAAGGTCGTGGCCGAGGGGGTCGCTCGGACAGCGCGGCATGTCGATGTCGGCAACCCGCACGCGGTCGCGTTCGTCGGCGAGCTCGATGAGGCAGGGACGCTGCTGGCGGAGCCCGAATATGACGCCTCTGTCTATCCCGAAGGTGTCAACATCGAGTTCGTCGCCCGACGCGGCCCGCGGCACGTGGCGATGCGGGTGCACGAGCGCGGAGCGGGGGAGACCCGCTCCTGCGGCACGGGTGCGGTGGCTGCCGCCCTGGCGAGCGCCTCGGCCGACGGCGCCGATCCCGTACGGGATGGAGAGGTGACGTACCGGGTGGACGTGCCCGGTGGCACGCTACGCGTGACCTGGCGGGCTGACGGGCACGCTGTTCTTGCCGGTCCGGCACTCATAATCGCTCGCGGCGATCTGACGTGGCTGGGATGA
- a CDS encoding TetR/AcrR family transcriptional regulator, whose amino-acid sequence MNRAEIVDIASQMVAEGGWKALTVRAVAARAEIAVGTLRHYFATQAELFSAVGRRLNPVDFGLADVDPSLVAADAKLLAVLRQILPPVSTERDAIIGWFLTHAEAYGPQAWVEMEDLLVERSMWLRVDVEKTLNAIEREGGRRTERDVKHQATLLIAVISGLRALLLTDEAVWDDDAVHVLKDVVRSLIVA is encoded by the coding sequence ATGAATCGTGCCGAGATCGTCGACATCGCCAGCCAGATGGTCGCCGAGGGTGGCTGGAAAGCGCTCACTGTCCGCGCTGTCGCGGCGCGCGCCGAGATCGCCGTCGGAACGCTCCGCCACTACTTCGCTACCCAGGCCGAGCTGTTCTCGGCGGTCGGCCGTCGGCTCAACCCTGTCGATTTCGGTCTGGCTGACGTCGACCCCTCGCTCGTCGCGGCCGATGCCAAACTCCTCGCGGTGCTTCGCCAGATCCTCCCGCCGGTGTCGACCGAGCGAGACGCGATCATCGGGTGGTTCTTGACGCACGCCGAGGCGTACGGGCCTCAGGCTTGGGTGGAGATGGAGGACCTGCTCGTGGAGCGGAGCATGTGGCTGCGCGTCGACGTGGAGAAGACGCTGAACGCGATCGAGCGAGAGGGCGGGCGCCGAACGGAGCGCGACGTGAAGCACCAGGCGACGCTGCTGATCGCCGTCATCAGCGGTCTGCGTGCGCTCTTGCTGACCGATGAGGCGGTGTGGGACGACGATGCGGTCCACGTGCTCAAGGACGTCGTGCGAAGTCTCATCGTCGCGTGA
- a CDS encoding TetR family transcriptional regulator has product MHDSDDAVTRHEQKERTRQALLDAALELTDEHGFAGVSLRQVARRAGVVPTAFYRHFATMEELGLALVDQSFDTLRGMMRLARQDPQTYADVITASASIIVEQVQLHRSHFAFVARERFGGVPAVRHRIRDELRLYVSELAIDLRTFPHLDTWNDADVRTASQLFVNIMVSTAEQIIESPDRPEVLEQIETEARRQMRLIVLGYAGWRSEPPT; this is encoded by the coding sequence GTGCACGACTCCGACGACGCCGTCACGCGTCACGAGCAGAAGGAGCGCACCCGGCAGGCTCTCCTCGACGCCGCGCTCGAGCTCACCGACGAGCACGGATTCGCCGGGGTCAGCCTGCGACAGGTCGCGCGGCGTGCTGGCGTCGTCCCGACCGCGTTCTACCGACACTTCGCCACTATGGAGGAGCTCGGCCTGGCCCTCGTGGACCAGTCGTTCGACACCCTGCGCGGCATGATGCGCCTTGCACGCCAGGACCCCCAGACGTACGCCGACGTGATCACCGCCTCGGCATCGATCATCGTCGAGCAGGTCCAACTGCACCGGTCGCACTTCGCGTTCGTCGCCCGCGAGCGGTTCGGCGGGGTACCGGCGGTCCGCCACCGCATCCGTGACGAGCTGCGCCTGTACGTGAGCGAGCTGGCCATCGACCTGCGGACGTTCCCGCACCTCGACACGTGGAACGACGCGGACGTGCGGACGGCGTCACAGCTGTTCGTCAACATCATGGTGTCGACGGCGGAGCAGATCATCGAGTCGCCGGACCGGCCCGAGGTGCTCGAGCAGATCGAGACCGAGGCGCGCCGTCAGATGCGACTGATCGTCCTGGGGTATGCCGGATGGCGGTCGGAGCCACCGACATGA
- a CDS encoding SRPBCC family protein translates to MTVTVRSDGTGHLAGTLHVDAPVQAVWEYVTAWERQSEWIPATRVRTDGDLIVARTGLGPFGFDDPMRVTSWDPPHRCDVEHLGRVVSGTGTFVCSPDATGTGTDFGWSEVVRVPGGPFAPLLWRVATPLLRLSYAHALGRLRRRLAREAR, encoded by the coding sequence ATGACCGTGACCGTACGCTCCGACGGCACGGGTCACCTCGCGGGGACGCTGCACGTGGACGCACCCGTCCAGGCGGTGTGGGAGTACGTGACGGCATGGGAGCGCCAGAGCGAGTGGATCCCCGCAACCCGGGTCCGTACCGACGGCGACCTGATTGTCGCCCGCACGGGGCTCGGGCCGTTCGGCTTCGACGACCCGATGCGCGTGACCTCGTGGGACCCACCACACCGCTGCGACGTCGAGCACCTCGGGCGGGTCGTGTCCGGCACCGGGACATTCGTCTGCAGCCCCGACGCGACGGGCACGGGCACCGACTTCGGATGGTCTGAGGTGGTCCGCGTCCCCGGTGGTCCGTTCGCGCCGCTGCTCTGGCGAGTCGCGACACCACTGCTGCGCCTGTCGTACGCACACGCGCTGGGCCGTCTGCGTCGCCGTCTCGCGCGCGAGGCCCGTTAG
- the miaA gene encoding tRNA (adenosine(37)-N6)-dimethylallyltransferase MiaA codes for MVAVSPPVVAVVGPTAAGKSDLAVALAQRVRGEVVNVDAYQIYRGMDVGTAKLAEAERGGVPHHLLDILDVTEPATVAEFQRWARAALEEVRGRGVTPVLVGGSALYVRAVLDAFEFPGTDPAVRARLEAELREQGPEEMHRRLAALDPDAATSILVSNGRRIVRALEVVEITGRPFAATLPAHTAYYDDVRLLGIDVPRDVLDERIARRVDLMWEAGLVDEVRRLVAEGLAGGRTASRALGYSQVLAFLDGTMTEDEAREATVRGTRKFARRQDSWFRKDPRIVWLPYDAPDLVDQALAVVGG; via the coding sequence ATGGTCGCCGTGAGCCCTCCCGTCGTCGCAGTGGTCGGTCCGACCGCCGCCGGCAAGTCCGACCTCGCCGTCGCACTCGCGCAACGTGTCAGGGGCGAGGTGGTGAACGTCGACGCCTACCAGATCTACCGCGGCATGGACGTCGGTACGGCCAAGCTGGCGGAGGCCGAGCGGGGTGGGGTCCCGCACCACCTCCTCGACATCCTGGACGTCACCGAGCCGGCGACGGTCGCTGAGTTCCAACGGTGGGCGCGTGCCGCGTTGGAAGAGGTACGGGGGCGGGGTGTTACTCCGGTGCTCGTCGGCGGCTCCGCGCTGTATGTCCGCGCCGTGCTGGACGCGTTCGAGTTTCCCGGCACAGACCCGGCCGTACGGGCGCGGCTCGAGGCCGAGCTGCGCGAGCAGGGTCCTGAGGAGATGCACCGGCGGCTCGCCGCGCTCGACCCCGACGCCGCGACCAGCATCCTCGTTTCCAACGGTCGCCGGATCGTACGTGCGCTGGAGGTCGTCGAGATCACCGGTCGTCCGTTCGCCGCAACGCTGCCGGCCCACACCGCGTACTACGACGACGTGCGACTCCTCGGCATCGACGTCCCACGCGACGTGCTCGACGAGCGGATCGCCCGGCGCGTGGACCTGATGTGGGAAGCCGGTCTCGTCGACGAGGTGCGCAGGCTCGTGGCCGAGGGGTTGGCCGGCGGGCGCACCGCGAGCCGCGCGCTCGGCTACTCCCAGGTGCTCGCCTTTCTCGACGGCACGATGACCGAGGACGAGGCCCGCGAGGCGACCGTGCGGGGGACGCGGAAGTTCGCGAGGCGGCAGGACTCGTGGTTCCGCAAGGACCCGCGGATCGTCTGGCTGCCGTACGACGCGCCGGACCTCGTTGACCAGGCGCTCGCGGTAGTGGGGGGCTAA
- a CDS encoding antitoxin yields MSKFDEAFEKFKDSSEDLAREMKERASTLVTENGDKIDDALVTVRDKAKELSKGKYDDKIDKAHAVAKEQIHKLDKDPGDGPGTGTTPPSPTGT; encoded by the coding sequence ATGAGCAAGTTCGACGAGGCCTTCGAGAAGTTCAAGGACTCCAGCGAGGACCTGGCCCGTGAGATGAAGGAGCGCGCGAGCACGCTCGTCACCGAGAACGGCGACAAGATTGACGACGCGCTCGTGACGGTGCGCGACAAGGCCAAGGAACTGAGCAAGGGCAAGTACGACGACAAGATCGACAAGGCCCACGCCGTCGCGAAGGAGCAGATCCACAAGCTCGACAAGGACCCGGGCGACGGACCAGGGACGGGGACGACCCCACCCTCGCCCACCGGCACCTGA
- a CDS encoding bifunctional 2-polyprenyl-6-hydroxyphenol methylase/3-demethylubiquinol 3-O-methyltransferase UbiG — MGQATGGTAADGGATDAFAGRIFASVLGAMDCLTIALGDRLNLYDLLSEHGPLRPSQLASLAGIDARYAREWLEQQAVAGLIAVAAPSDDGDTRTYGLSAAQREVLCDRSLESYLTPVTQIVAAAGARLPELVDAYRSGGGVAWRDYGPRMRRGQADANRALFLTSLPQVWLPSLPELHARLTDGARVADIGCGDGWSTIGIASGYPASTVDGFDLDADSVAAARRNADAHDVSERVGFHHADAGSVDGAYDYTLVTAFECIHDMPDPVSVLASMHAMAAPDGWVLVVDERVPDAFSGPGDPVEQLMYGYSVLVCLPDGMSHRPTRATGTVMRLDVLRGYAREAGFADVAVLAIENDMFRVYRLVQSPPRGVPGPLGR; from the coding sequence ATGGGCCAAGCGACAGGCGGGACTGCAGCCGACGGCGGAGCGACCGACGCGTTCGCCGGGCGGATCTTCGCATCCGTTCTCGGCGCGATGGACTGCCTGACAATCGCCCTCGGCGACAGGCTCAACCTGTACGACCTCCTGTCCGAGCACGGTCCGCTCCGCCCCTCGCAACTGGCCTCCCTCGCAGGGATCGATGCACGATACGCCCGCGAATGGCTCGAGCAGCAAGCAGTCGCGGGCCTCATTGCGGTCGCCGCTCCCTCCGACGACGGCGACACCCGCACGTACGGGCTCAGCGCCGCGCAGCGCGAGGTGCTGTGCGACCGGTCGCTCGAGTCATACCTCACTCCCGTCACCCAGATCGTCGCTGCCGCCGGCGCCCGGTTGCCCGAGCTCGTCGACGCCTATCGCAGCGGTGGCGGGGTCGCGTGGCGCGACTACGGCCCGCGCATGCGGCGCGGCCAGGCCGATGCCAACCGTGCGCTGTTCCTCACCTCACTCCCACAGGTGTGGCTGCCGTCGCTGCCAGAGCTCCACGCGCGCCTTACCGACGGCGCGCGTGTCGCGGACATCGGCTGCGGCGACGGCTGGTCCACGATCGGCATCGCCTCCGGCTATCCCGCGAGCACCGTCGACGGCTTCGACCTGGACGCCGACTCAGTCGCGGCCGCGCGAAGGAACGCCGACGCCCATGACGTCTCCGAACGGGTGGGCTTCCACCACGCTGACGCGGGATCCGTCGATGGGGCGTACGACTACACGCTGGTGACAGCCTTCGAGTGCATCCACGACATGCCAGACCCGGTGTCCGTGCTGGCGAGCATGCACGCGATGGCCGCTCCGGACGGGTGGGTGCTGGTCGTCGACGAGCGAGTGCCCGACGCGTTCAGCGGTCCCGGGGACCCCGTCGAGCAGCTGATGTACGGCTACTCGGTCCTCGTCTGCCTCCCCGACGGGATGTCACACCGCCCAACCCGCGCCACAGGGACGGTGATGCGGCTGGACGTGCTCCGCGGCTACGCCCGCGAGGCAGGCTTCGCCGACGTCGCAGTGCTGGCGATCGAGAACGATATGTTCCGCGTCTACCGGTTAGTGCAAAGTCCCCCACGTGGTGTTCCGGGGCCGCTCGGGCGGTAA
- a CDS encoding NUDIX domain-containing protein, which yields MRHALVPASYVMLLRGPLGEEEILLHLRQNTGFRDGCWAMIAGHVHADESVRTAAQREAYEEAGVSIAPDALEPLTTLHRWVEGGPALEQRVDFFWIARAWDGEPRIVEPEKAADQRWFRLRDLPQPGVEHEIVVIETYLRGPVPPILTLTSHAAR from the coding sequence ATGAGACACGCGCTCGTCCCCGCCTCGTACGTGATGCTGCTCCGTGGCCCGCTGGGTGAGGAGGAGATCCTGCTGCACCTGCGGCAGAACACCGGCTTCCGCGATGGGTGCTGGGCGATGATCGCCGGCCACGTCCACGCGGACGAGTCCGTACGGACGGCGGCACAGCGCGAGGCGTACGAGGAGGCCGGTGTCTCGATCGCCCCCGACGCGTTGGAACCGCTGACGACGCTGCACCGGTGGGTCGAGGGCGGCCCCGCGCTCGAGCAGCGGGTCGACTTCTTCTGGATCGCGCGCGCCTGGGACGGAGAGCCCCGCATCGTGGAGCCCGAGAAGGCTGCTGACCAGCGGTGGTTCAGGCTGCGCGACCTCCCCCAGCCCGGGGTCGAGCACGAGATCGTGGTGATCGAGACCTACCTCCGCGGCCCGGTGCCGCCGATTCTCACGCTGACGTCGCACGCCGCACGGTGA
- a CDS encoding antitoxin: MGLLDKFKDNADGLKDKAQDLLKEHGDKIDQGIDKAADLASDKTGGKHDDKIDKGTDALKDGVDKIDGDPTT, encoded by the coding sequence ATGGGACTGCTCGACAAGTTCAAGGACAACGCCGACGGCCTGAAGGACAAGGCTCAGGACCTGCTCAAGGAGCACGGCGACAAGATCGACCAGGGCATCGACAAGGCCGCCGACCTCGCCAGCGACAAGACCGGTGGCAAGCACGACGACAAGATCGACAAGGGCACCGACGCGCTCAAGGACGGGGTCGACAAGATCGACGGCGACCCGACGACCTGA
- the miaB gene encoding tRNA (N6-isopentenyl adenosine(37)-C2)-methylthiotransferase MiaB encodes MPKTYEVRTYGCQMNVHDSERLSGLLEDAGYVAAPPVGGAEKPADVVVFNTCAVRENADNRLYGTLGHIASIKRENPGMQIAVGGCLAQKDRDTITKRAPYVDVVFGTHNIGSLPALLDRARVQEESQVEILESLEVFPSTLPTKRESVFAAWVSISVGCNNTCTFCIVPSLRGKEKDRRPGEILAEIEALVAEGVVEVTLLGQNVNSYGVEFGDRFAFGKLLRACGEIEGLQRVRFTSPHPAAFTDDVIEAMAETPNVMPQLHMPLQSGSDRVLKAMRRSYRKDRFLGIIERVRAAMPDAAITTDIIVGFPGETEEDFLETLDVVRQARFSSAYTFQYSPRPGTPAATMDAQLPKAVVQERYDRLVALVNEIAWDENKALVGTTVELLVADTSAGKGGKKDEATHRLTGRSRDNRLVHFSRPDSVEVRPGDVVEVVLTKAAPHHLMADGTPVAVRRTRAGDAWEARNTAPVAAGVGLGMPSIGAPAPLPVSDGPACAC; translated from the coding sequence ATGCCTAAGACGTATGAGGTGCGCACCTACGGGTGCCAGATGAACGTGCACGACTCCGAGCGCCTGTCGGGCCTGCTCGAGGACGCCGGCTATGTCGCCGCACCGCCCGTCGGCGGGGCCGAGAAGCCCGCCGACGTCGTCGTGTTCAACACGTGCGCGGTCCGTGAGAACGCCGACAACCGCCTGTACGGCACGCTCGGCCACATCGCCAGCATCAAGCGCGAGAACCCGGGCATGCAGATCGCCGTCGGCGGCTGCCTCGCCCAGAAGGACCGCGACACCATCACGAAGCGCGCCCCGTACGTGGACGTGGTCTTCGGCACCCACAACATCGGCTCCCTGCCGGCGCTGCTCGACCGCGCGCGGGTCCAGGAGGAGAGCCAGGTCGAGATCCTCGAGTCGCTCGAGGTGTTTCCGTCGACGCTGCCGACCAAGCGCGAGTCGGTGTTCGCCGCGTGGGTCTCGATCAGCGTCGGGTGCAACAACACGTGCACCTTCTGCATCGTCCCGAGCCTGCGCGGCAAAGAGAAGGACCGTCGGCCGGGCGAGATCCTCGCCGAGATCGAGGCGCTCGTCGCCGAGGGCGTCGTCGAGGTCACGCTGCTCGGCCAGAACGTCAACTCGTACGGGGTGGAGTTCGGCGACCGGTTCGCGTTCGGCAAGCTGCTGCGCGCATGCGGCGAGATCGAGGGCCTGCAGCGGGTCCGCTTCACCTCCCCGCACCCCGCCGCGTTCACCGACGACGTCATCGAGGCGATGGCCGAGACGCCGAACGTCATGCCCCAGCTGCACATGCCGCTGCAGTCCGGGTCCGACCGTGTGCTGAAGGCGATGCGCCGGTCGTACCGCAAGGACCGCTTCCTCGGCATCATCGAGCGCGTGCGCGCCGCGATGCCCGACGCCGCGATCACCACCGACATCATCGTCGGCTTCCCGGGGGAGACCGAGGAGGACTTCCTCGAGACGCTAGACGTCGTCCGTCAGGCGCGGTTCAGCTCCGCGTACACGTTCCAGTACTCACCGCGCCCCGGCACGCCAGCCGCGACCATGGACGCGCAGCTGCCCAAGGCTGTCGTGCAGGAGCGGTACGACCGGCTGGTCGCGCTCGTCAACGAGATCGCGTGGGACGAGAACAAGGCGCTCGTCGGGACGACCGTCGAGCTGCTCGTCGCCGACACGAGCGCGGGCAAGGGCGGCAAGAAGGACGAGGCCACCCACCGTCTCACCGGACGCTCGCGCGACAACCGGCTCGTGCACTTCTCGAGGCCGGACAGTGTCGAGGTGCGGCCGGGTGACGTCGTGGAGGTCGTCCTCACGAAGGCGGCGCCCCACCACCTGATGGCTGATGGGACGCCGGTCGCGGTGCGCCGGACGCGTGCGGGCGACGCGTGGGAGGCCCGCAACACCGCACCCGTCGCGGCGGGTGTCGGGCTCGGCATGCCGAGCATCGGCGCGCCGGCTCCGCTGCCTGTCAGCGACGGGCCGGCCTGCGCCTGCTGA
- a CDS encoding amino acid ABC transporter ATP-binding protein yields the protein MVAMDDVQKWFGDLHVLKDINLHVTPGEVVVVIGPSGSGKSTLCRAINRLEPIDEGTIAIDGSELPAEGRMLAQLRADVGMVFQSFNLFAHKTVLENVMLGPVKVRKKSKADAEKRAMELLTRVGVESQANKYPAQLSGGQQQRVAIARALAMDPKVMLFDEPTSALDPEMIKEVLDTMVALAKGGMTMIVVTHEMGFARTAADRVVFMADGQILEEETPQEFFDNPKTDRAKDFLAKILKH from the coding sequence ATGGTCGCCATGGACGACGTCCAGAAGTGGTTCGGAGACCTCCACGTCCTCAAGGACATCAACCTTCACGTGACTCCTGGCGAGGTCGTGGTGGTGATCGGCCCGTCCGGTTCGGGCAAGTCGACGCTGTGCCGCGCGATCAACCGCCTCGAGCCGATCGACGAGGGAACGATCGCGATCGACGGCTCCGAGCTGCCTGCGGAGGGCCGCATGCTCGCCCAGCTGCGCGCCGACGTCGGCATGGTGTTCCAGTCGTTCAACCTCTTCGCACACAAGACGGTCCTCGAGAACGTGATGCTCGGGCCGGTCAAGGTTCGCAAGAAGTCGAAGGCCGACGCCGAGAAGCGCGCGATGGAGCTCCTGACGCGGGTCGGCGTCGAGTCGCAGGCCAACAAGTACCCTGCCCAGCTCTCAGGTGGGCAGCAGCAGCGCGTCGCGATCGCCCGCGCCCTGGCCATGGACCCGAAGGTCATGCTCTTCGACGAGCCCACCTCCGCCCTTGATCCGGAGATGATCAAGGAAGTCCTCGACACGATGGTCGCGCTGGCCAAGGGTGGCATGACGATGATCGTCGTCACCCACGAGATGGGCTTCGCTCGTACGGCCGCCGACCGCGTCGTCTTCATGGCCGACGGGCAGATCCTCGAGGAGGAGACTCCGCAGGAGTTCTTCGACAACCCGAAGACCGACCGTGCCAAGGACTTCCTCGCGAAGATCCTCAAGCACTGA